Sequence from the Candidatus Equadaptatus faecalis genome:
TGCCGGAGGTCATACCGCATTCTTCCCACTGTTCCGCGGGCGAAGCATGCGATATAAAACGGTCGGGAACACCGACGCTGATTATTTTGCAGTTTAACAAGTTCTGCGAAACAAGCGCCGCGATTTCTTCACCGATTCCGCCTTTAAGCGAAGCGTCCTCAGCCGTAACAGCCAAACTGTGTTTTTTAAGCTGTTCAAGCAGACCTTCCCTGTCAAGCGGCTTTATAAAACGCAGATCAACTATCGTCGCATATCTGCCGTCTGCCTTCAGTTTTTCAGCTGTTTCAAGCATAAGAGGCAGAGTGGCACCGGCTGCAATCAGCAATATATCCTTTCCTTCTCTGATCAGCTGCAATTTTCCCCATTCAGCAGATGTCTTTTCAAAATCAAAAGCCGGAACGTTTCCGCGCGGATAGCGTACCGCCATAGGAATTTTTCTCTCCGCCCAACCGTCTATCATAAATTTCAGTTCTTTTTCGTCCCTCGGTGCGGCTATCGTCATATTCGGCAGCGCTTTGAGCCACGCAATGTCAAAAAGTCCGTGGTGAGTTTCACCGTCGTTTCCGACAAGCCCGCTTCTGTCAATGCAGAGCAGCACTGGCAGTTTCGGAAGGCAAATATCGTGCATAACCTGATCGGCGGCACGCTGCAGGAAGGTTGAATAAATGCACACGGCAGGCTTCATTCCGCCGGCGGCAAGTCCCGCCGCGTAAACAAGGGTGTGTTCTTCGGCTATGCCTGTATCTATGAAGCGTTCCGGATATTTTTCGGCGAACTCTCCAAGCTTTGTCCCGTCCTTCATAGCCGCCGTCAAGGCAAAAATTTTGTCGTCTTTTTCAGCCAGTCCCGTCAGGCAGTCCGCCGCCGCTTTGCCCCATGCAAGCTTCCCGCTGCCTTGCGGTATCTGCAGGGAGGAATTTGCGCCTACCCCGTGGAAATAAGACGGATTTTCTTCCGTTTCTTTAAAGCCCTTGCCTTTTTTCGTTATAACGTGGATAACGAGCGATTTGTCATACTGTTTGGCAAGTTCAAACACCTTCGCAAGTTCTTCGGCGTTATGTCCGTCAAAAGGTCCCCAGTAGCTTATGCCGAACTGCTCGAATATATTTGCAGGAAGAACAATCGCTTTAAGTTTGTTTTTCCAGTTTTCAAGTGCGGGTCTGAAACCGCTGTTTTCGCTTTTCTTCTTGACAAACGCCTTGAATTTTTTGTAGGTACTGTTCACCGCAAGCTGCGCCAGATGGTTGGCGGCTCCTCCGACGCGTCTGTCTATTGACATTCTGTTGTCATTCAAAACGATAATAACCTTGGAGTTATTCGGCTCCATGTTATTGAGCGCTTCAAAAGAAACTCCGTTCAGCAGAGAGCCGTCGCCTATAACGGCAACGACGTGATGATTTTCTCCTCTGAGATCGCGTGCTTTTGCATAGCCCATTGCGGCTGAAACCGACGTGCTGCTGTGTCCTGTTGTGAACGCGTCGTATCGGCTTTCGTCCAGTCTGGGAAAGCCTGCCATACCGCCCTTTTGGCGCAGCGTGGCAAAGCGTTCCACGCCCTGCGTAAGAATTTTGTAGGCGTAACTCTGGTGCCCGACGTCAAACAGTATTTTGTCCTTATCAGGGTCAAACGCCTTAAGCAGAGCAGCGTTAATTTCCACCGCACCGAGCGAAGAGGCAAGATGTCCGCCATTTTTCAGCGTTACGTCAAGTATAAGAGTCCTAAGCCTGCGGCACAGTTCCTTAAGCCCATTTCCGTCAAGCTTTTTTACTTCTTTATAACTGCATACAGTATCAAGCTGTTCCATAATTTATTTAGTTCTTTCAAGAAGTGCCATCGGCAGCTGTGCAAGAAAACTTTCCTCACCGAGCAGTTCAGAAATAACAGCTTTTGCCGCTTCTGACTCCTCCTTTGCGAATTCCTTTGCTTTCTCCAGCCCGTAGGCTGTAACGTAATTTATTTTTCCCTGCTCCGCGTCCTTGCCCGGCGTTTTGCCAAGCTGTTCGGCGGTAGTGGTAACGTCCAGAATATCGTCTATAATCTGAAACGCCGCTCCGAGATGCTTACCGTATTCCTCAAAAATCAGAAGCGTTTTCCCGTCATCGGTACCGAGAGCTGCGCCGCTCATAAGAGCCGCTTTTATAAGTTCTCCGGTTTTAAGCGCTGCAACCTTGCGAACGTAATCCGGCTCCTTTTCGGCAAGCGCCGAATCCATGTCAAGCACCTGCCCGCCGCAGACGCCGGACGGTCCAAAAGCTTCGGTAAATATGCGGACAGCGTTGAGCAGCCTGTCTGAGCTCACTCCGGAAGTGTACACCAAAGGATAGGCTATCGACTCGACCATAAGCGCGTCGCCGGCAAGAATGGCAAGAGTTTCGCCGAATTTTGCGTGATTTGACGGTTTTCCGCGGCGCATATCGTCATCGTCCATGCAAGGCAGATCATCATGAATAAGCGAAGCTGTATGGGTCATTTCATAGCCGAGAGCCATCGGCATTGCCTGTTCCTTTGTGCAGCCGCAGGCCTCTGCAGCCGCCAGGCAGAGCACGGGGCGCAGTCTTTTGCCTCCGGCCGTGAGAGAATACTCCATAGACTCGAAAAGCTTTTCAGGAACACGGCTGGCGCGCGTTTCGGCAGTTTTTTCTATATATTGGTCAACATAATCGGCATAGGCTTTAAATTCAGCCATAACCTGCTGAAAATCCATAAGCAGTTATTCCTCCCCGTCCCTTACTGAATCGCTCAGTTCAGTTACCTTCTGTTTGGCATTTTCCAGAAATTCCTTGCACTCTTTAATGACACCGACTGCTTTCTCAAAATCTCCGAGAGCTTCCTCAACTGTCGTTTCATGTTTCTCAATTTTGCCGAGAAGCTCCTCAATTTTTTCAAGATTTTTGGTAAAATTCATTTTTTTTGCTCCTTTGCTATTGCAAAATTTTATTTGTATGCTACAATGCCTAAGTTAATGCTGAAGTTCCAAGGAGGGACCACACGATGTCGAAATACTGTGATTGCTGCGGACGCGGCCCTGTAACGGGCAACGCAGTCAGCCATTCAAACCGCCACACAAGACGCCGCTGGCTTATTAACATTCAGACCGTACGCGTCAACGTCGGAGGCGGAGAGACCCGCAAACTCCACATCTGCACAAAATGTCTCAGATCCGGTATAGTTCAGAGAGCCGTTAAATAACGGCTCTTTTCTTTTACCGTTATTTTCCGAGTATTTCATCAAGACGCTCCTGAGCTTCTGTCTCGTCCACAAGAATATCTCTTGCCTTAGAACCTTCTTGTTTCCCAACTATTCCAAGTGTCTGCATCATATCAATAAGTCTTGACGCGCGCGAAAACCCAACACCTAATCTTCTCTGTAAATTACTGGCGGAAGCTATTCCTGTTGTAAGCACACATTCGACTGCTTTTTCTAATTTATCATCCACTTTATCATCCAATTCTTCGTCATTTCCAAATCCAGAATCACTTTGTTTTTCTATGTCTTCAAAGAACACTGGGTCGCCGAACAGATTATTCATGTACTGCAGCCAGTTCTCAAGAATATCGTCTGCAATCCACGGGGACTGTATACGCACGGGCTTCGGGTTCTTCGTGGAAAGGAATAGCATATCTCCCTTGCCGAGCAGTTTTTCGGCTCCTACTCCGTCGATTATCGTGCGGGAGTCAATTCCGGTTGCAACGGAGAACGCCACTCGTGCAGGAATATTCGCCTTGATAAGTCCGGTTATTACGTTCACGGACGGACGCTGCGTGGCAAGAATGAGGTGTATGCCGGCAGCCCTTGCCTTCTGCGCAAGCCGTACAATGTAATCTTCAACCTCTTTCGAAGCTGTCATCATAAGGTCGGCAAGTTCGTCAACGATAATTACTATATGAGGTTTTCTATCCTTCGGCAGCAGATTTGGACGCGCGTTAAAGGCTTCAAGATTGCGCACCCTTGCGCTCTCAAAGTCGCTGAAACGGCGTTCCATTTCGTTGACAGCCCACGCAAGCGTATGAACAGCCTTTTTGGGGCTTGCGACAGGCGGCGTGAGCAGATGCGGAAGATTGTCGTACACCGCAAACTCAACGCGTTTCGGGTCAACAAGAATAAGCCTCAGCTCGTCAGGAGTGCAGTGAGAACAGAGACCGACTATGCAGGAATTTATAAAGACAGACTTGCCGGAGCCGGTAGTACCGGCTACAAGCAGATGAGGCAGCGTTTCAAGCCCTATTACCGTTGTTTCTCCGCTGACGGTTACGCCGAAAGGCATAGGCAGGGCACATTTTGTTCTTCTGTAAGAATCGTCCTCTATCATGGTACGCATTGGAATGCCCCTGCGGTGCGGGTTCGGAATTTCAATGCCGACATACGACGTCCCTGGCACCGGCGTTTCTATGCGTATCGAAGGAACGGCAAGGGCAAGAGCTATATCGTTTGAAAGAGTTGCAACCTTTGAAGTGCGTATGCCCGAACCGAGCGTTATCCTGAACTGAATAACCGTCGGACCGACAAGTATATCTGCTAACTCTGCCTGAACACCGAATTCGTCAAGCGCCTTTATCATCTTTTCACCGAGCGGCATGCAGCGCTCAGGCTTCAGTTCGTTGTCATGCGTTTCCTCAGGACCGAAAATTTCGGGCGGAGGCGGGAAAATTCCTTCTTCAGCTGCCTGTAAAGCTCCCAAATCGAAATTCGGATCCTGCACCTCTGCGGTATTTTCTTTTTTCCTGCGTGTGCGTTTCGGCTTAATTTCGTCCTTTAGCACAAGTTCTTCGTCAAACGGCTCCTCTATTGCGGCTTTTGTGCCGTCATTCTCATCAGCATTTTTCTCTTCTTTTTTGTTGCGGCTGGAAAGTTTCGTCCATACAAACACAGCACAGTTTTTAATGCAGCCGTTAATCGGCAGTCCGTAGAGCAGAAACACTATATACATGCATACGGCACCTGCAAGAAGAGTCCCGAAAGCTCCGAGCGTACCGAACGCTTTTTCTGCGATAAAGCGGCCGGCTTTCCCTGCTCTGAGGCAGTGTACCGTGCTTTCTCCGTCCGTAAGTTCCTTTATGCCCAAAACAGCTGAGGCAGCCAAATAAAGCAGAAGCGTTGCCGCCGTTTGTCTGACAAAATTTGGAACTTCTTTTGAAAAAATACGGCAGATGCAGACGTACACGGCAAAACAGAGCGGAATTACGAGCGCGCCTCCTGCGTAACCGGTCAGGAAATCAGCTGTTTTCGTTCCAAAAGTCCCCGTTTTGTCCGTACAGAATGAAACCAGCACGAAAAGCGACAACACAAGAAACAGCGCTGTCAGGATTTTTTCCGCCGCCTTTTTCTGCAAACTGTAATCTTTCTGTCTGCCGTTTGTGTTTTTCAGCATTAAACTTCTCTTCCTCCTACGGTTATTCCTTTGACAACCATCGACGGCTGACCGTCAGTTACGGGCACACTCTGCCCCGATTTTCCGCAGATACCCGGATCCATGACAAGATTATCGCCGAGTGCGCAGATATTTTTCAGCACCTCAGGACCGTTGCCCGTAAGTGTTGCGCCCTTTACCGGCTCTTTTATTTTACCACCTCTTATTATATACGCTTCTGCGACATAAAACACAAAATCTCCCGTTGTCGGGTTAACTTCCCCGCCGCCCATTTTTTTGACGTAAAGTCCGTTCCGTGCAATATCGCACATCTCTTCAACGCTTTTGTGCGCACCGGGCAGAAGGAACGTATTGCTCATTCTCGGAATAGGGAGTTTCCTGTACGACTGGCGTCTTCCGTTTCCAGTGGCAGGATAGCCGTAAAGCGAAGCGGAAAGTCTGTCAGTAAGATACCCCTTCAAAATACCGTTCTCAATCAGCAGCGTCGAGGAAGCCTTTGTTCCCTCGTCATCAAATTCGTAGCTGCCGTACAAACCACAGATTGTCGGATCGTCAACCATCGTCACAAGCTCCGACGCAACTCTCTGTCCGAGCCGTCCCTTGAAAACTGATGAATCCTTTTCAACTATATCCGCCTCAAGCCCGTGTCCGCACGCCTCGTGAATAATCGTTCCCCCTGCTTCCCCGGCAAGAAAAACGTTCATTTTTCCGGCAGGGCACGGCTTCGCTTCAAGCATAAGCATGGCGCGGTCAAAAGCCGCGTCCGCTATATCTTTCGCGGCTGCCCCTTCCCAGAAAGCGGAAGGTTCAAGCGTCATGCAGCGCCGCTCGGAGGCGGTCTGCAGCTGCCCGTCCTTTTCAGCGACTATCTGCGCGGCAAAAGAGGTATATTTTCTGCTGCAGCTTTTCCGCAGACCGTCAGGACCGATTATAAGAATATCCTTGTCCGACTGCGAAAAGCGGAAACTTATCTGCTGTATTGCGGGCGAACGCCTGCGAAGCTCGGCGTCAATATCGTGAAGAAAATCAACGGGATATTTATCCGCCGGTACGTTCTTTTCAAGCAGCTTTTCATTTCCGCCGTCATACGTTGTACCGCATATTTCCGACGGCTCCAGCGCGGCATTAAGCGCCTCCGCGGCTGACAAAGACGAAACTCCGGTACGGTGCGCGAAAAAACTTTTGCCGTCGGTCACAATCCTTGCGCCCGTTCCTTCGGTGACCACAGAAGACAGCTCCGCAATTTTTTTATCCTCGTAGCGCACGGAATGGGCAACTGAAGACTGCAGATACAAATCGCAGTACTGTGCGCCTTTTCCCGTTATCTCGTCAGTAATATCGTTAAAATGGTCAGTCATTACAGTTCCTCAACCGAATCAATCGTAATATTCATTCCCTCAGCCTGCAGACCTCCGACAAACGATCTAACCTCGTCAAGCAGATTGGCAGGGGTAATAATTGCAGCCTTACCGTGAGCCGCGTCGTCCGTCTGCATAAAACCGAGACCGTCGCAGGCGTCAAGATTCCAGCTTGCGTAATAAATATCCCTTGAGTCCATCGTCAGATGAACCTTCGCGACGGGAATTGTCATCTTTTGATGCCTCTCTGCTTCTTCAAATGCTCGTCGTAGCTCTTGCTGAAAAGATGCCTGCCGTTTCCGTCAGCGACAAAATAAAGATACTCAGTATCTCCTGCGCCGCACACCGCGAGCCAGCAGTCCGCGGAAGGCACGTTGATCGGCCCCGGCGGAAGCCCGTCCTTTCTGTACGTATTGTACGGACAGTCTATATTTAAATCAGCATACGTAAGCCGTGATTTTTTAACTCCCTTAAATTCCTTCCAGCAGTAAATAACCGTTGCACAGGACTGCAGTCTCATCGGAACCTTAAGCCGCTTCAGGAAAATCTCCGCAAGCGGTTTTCTGTCTTCCTTCACGCGTGCTTCACCCTCTACGATTGAAGCCATAATTCCCGTTTCAAACAGACATTTCGCATTAAACTTTTCAGCCGGAATCGTTTTGCCGACTTTTTCAAACCAAAGCTTTGAAGCAAAAGCTGTAAGCTGCTGCTCAATTTTTTCGTTCGGAACAAGGAAATAACTCTCAGGCAGAAGAAACACTGACCTTGCCGATACGTCCTTCGGCAGAAGCGGCCTGAGTTCCTCCGGAAAATTGTCCGCATCCGCAAGCTCGCTCTTAAGCCTTTCAAGGCTCAAACCATTGCTTTCGGCGATTTCTGCAAGAGTTTTGCCCGGAATAATCGAAACGGCGCAGAATTCGGGTCTTGCGTTTTTAAGCTGTTTTGATACAGTGAAGACGCTTCCAGGCACTATCCTGCACATGCCCGGCCGAATTGTCTTATCGCTGCCGCTGAGCGCAAGCCACACGCGCATAGGCTTTTCAAAAAGGATAACGTCCTTCTGCTTCAGTGTGTGAACAAGCGACTGCGTGCTGCATCCTTTGCGCACGTTCACGGAAACAGGCTTAAGCTCCGCCCTGTAAAGCTGCGGGTAAGTCTGCGGAATATACCGGCACAGCGCAAAAAGGAAAAACAGCGCCGCCGCGTAAATCAGCACCTCAAGTCTTTTCATGGCCCATATCCTTTCAAAATCTGCAATAATTATACATTGATTTTACAAATGGCGAAATACGATTATAATTTACTGACTGATTTAATTTGCACGCGCGGCATCTGCGCTGCGCCCCGAATTTTAACAGGACACGACAAAATCCGGAGTGAACGGCATGACTGAAAAGAAATTCAAAATACTCGTAACGGAAAAAGTAGGACAGTCCGGGCTTGACCTTCTCAAAGAAGCACCGGACGTTGACCTTGAAATCAACATGACACTGACACACGGGCAGCTTCTTGAAAAACTCGCGGACATAGACGGAATACTCACACGCAGCGGAACTTCAATGGGCACGAAAGAAATTGAGGCCGCCCCGAAGCTTAAAGTCATCGGCAGGGCAGGCGTAGGCGTTGACAACATTAACATACCTGAAGCCACGCGGCGCGGAATTATAGTCGTCAACGCCCCCACCGGCAACACCCTTGCCGCCACGGAACTGACAATGGCGAACATGCTCGGAATGATACGCAAAGTTCCGCAGGCACACAACTCAATCCACAAAGGCGAATGGAAACGCAGTCTCTTTACCGGAATGCAGCTTAACGGCAAAAAACTTCTGATAATCGGACTCGGCAGAATAGGCTCACAGATTGCAAAACGCTGCCGCGCATTCGGAATGGACGTCTATGCCTACGACCCGTACATCTCAAACATAAAAGCGGAATCGCTTAAAGTAACTCTGCTCAAAGACCTTTCGGAGGCGGTTTCGCTTGCCGACGTCGTCACCATACACACGCCGCTCAACGCTGAAACGAAAAACATGTTCAGCCGTGAAATGCTTGCGAAACTCAAGCAGGGCGCATACCTCATAAACTGCGCACGCGGCGGAATTGTTGATGAAAAAGCGGTCACGGACGCGGTCAGGGAAGGACACATAGCCGGATTTGCAACTGACGTCTACGCGAAAGAACCGCTCACGCCTGACCACCCGTTCCTTGCGGAAAATATAGCTGACAAGGTTGTCGTAACGCCTCACATAGGGGCAAACACCTTTGAAGCTCAGCTTGAAGTATCAAAAATAGCCGCTGAAAATATGCTCGCCGTACTCAGAGGCAAGCCGTATCTCTACGCGGTCAACCTGCCGTTTATGATACAGAACCTCAGCGACGACCAGAAAAAATATCTTGAACTGTCCGAAAAAATCGGAAAACTCGCCGCGAAACTCGCGGAAGCCTATAAAAGCGGAGTGCGCGGGCTCGACATCACATACAGGGGCAGCGTATTCGGCGATGACACGCCGCTCGGACCGAACCAGTACCGCCCCTACACGATAGCAATGCTCAAGGGACTGCTTGAAGTCAGTCAGGGAGAAGAAACATCCTACATGCTCGCCCCGATATCCGCAAAAGACAGAGGAATAGACATCAGCGAACAGTTCGGCGAACACAAAACCTACAACAACCTCGTTGAAGTCATGCTCGAAACTGAAAAAACGACACTTCGCATTGCAGGTACGATAACCGAAGAAGGCCGTCAGAGAATAGTGCGCGTCAACGACGACTGGATTGACTTTGTACCTGAAGAACAGCTTATTCTCTTCAGAAACAACGACAAACCGGGCGTTATCGGAAAAGTCGGAAGCATACTCGGTGAAAACGGCATTAACATAGCAAGCTTCGCCCTCGGCAGAAAAGCATCGCACGACGGATATGCCTTTGCAGCAGTTCAGGTTGACGGAGAAATAGACGAAATGCTTATGACCAAACTGCGCACCGTTGAAAATATGATATGGGTCGTTGCTGTTGACCTCAGAGAACAGATATAGTAATTCAACTCAAATAAATTCGGGAACGCTTCGGCATCCCCTTTAATTTGGTTTGCATTGCGTTCCGTTATCTCGCAAAAAGTCCGAAAATTATATAAGCGATGACAGCGTTCACGAGCATACTGTCAAAACGGTCAAGCATTCCGCCGTGTCCGGGAATAAGGTTTCCCGAATCCTTGACTCCGGCTTCTCTTTTGAGAACAGATTCAGCAAGGTCTCCAGCCTGACCGAGCACTCCGCAAAACAGCCCGAGCGCAGTCATGTGCAGAAGCGGAAGCTTAAAGAGCAGAGCTCCGACAAACGCGCAAAGCATACAGGCAGCGGCGCCTCCGAAGCTTCCTTCCCATGTTTTTTTCGGGCTGACCTTGTCGCAGAGTTTGTGCTTTCCAAAACGCCTTCCGGTAAAATAGGCAAAAACGTCGCATGCCCAGGTGCAGAAGAAAAGCACCGCCACCAAAGCTTTGCCGTTTTCAGTGTCGCGCAGAAGCGCAAGATAGCACCACGGGAGAACAACGTAAGCACCTCCTCCGATAAAGTTGCCCGTGCTGCGCAGAGCCATGCTGTTTCCGGTTCTCTGCCTGTCCCAGACCTCGTCGAACAGCACCAAAATTACAAAAATGGATGCAAAAACAAGCAACAGACCACTTTCGCGTTTGAAAACAACCGCGTAAAGAACCGCTCCTGCAAGCAGAAACATCAGTATCGGGGAATATTTGTGATCTTTTGCCGTAAGTTTGTAAAATTCCCACAAAGAGACAAGAGCAGCTGCTGAACATATCACTGCCCAGAGTGGATTTCCGAGCCAAATGCCGCCCAAAACGGCGGTGACCACAAATATACTGCCGAAAACGCGCAGAGGTAAATCTGATTTTTTATTTTCCATAACGTCTGCTTCTTTCAAAATAACTGTCTATTGCCTTTTTCAGCTCTTCTTTGCCAAAATCAGGCCAAAGGGTGTCAGTAAAATAATATTCGCTGTATGCGCCCTCCCAGAGCCAGAAATTGCTCATTCTAAGTTCTCCGCTCGTGCGGACGAGAAGATCGGGGTCGGGAACGTCCGGAAGATACATCCGTTTGCAAAGGTCAGCTTCCGTTATTTCCGTAACGCCCTCTTTCAGCAGTCTGTTCAGCGCGTCGGTTATTTCCCTGCGCCCGCCGTAATTAAAACAGACAATCAGCTGAATTACGTCGTTGTCTTTCGTTTTTTCTTCTATATCTCGCAAAACCTCCGCCACTTCTGCCGGAACCCTGTCAGAAGCTCCTGCGAAACGAACTCTCACACCTTCTTTTATAAGCTCGCGCAGTTTAAGCTTTGCGTAGAGCTTGAACAGCCCCATAAGCTGAGAAACTTCTTCGGCGCTTCTGTTCCAGTTTTCGGTTGAAAAGGCGTAGACGGAAACGTACTGAACACCGAAGTCTTTTGCCGCGCGCAGCGTATTTTCAAGTGCCTTTACGCCGGCGTGCCCGCCCATAACTACGGGCAGTCCGCGCTTTTTTGCCCAGCGGCGGTTTCCGTCCATAATCAACCCGATATGCCGGATTGTATTTTCCATTTTTTCAGCCCCTTTATCCGAAGATTGTTTCGTCAAGCCTGCCGGTCTGTTTGTAACGCTCCCACTGACGTTTGACTTCCTGTATGTCCAGCCAGGTGAGGTGCTTCGGCCCGCCCTCTTTGGACGTGTTGTTGCGGAGCAGATAACTCGGGTGGAACATCGGCATAACAGCGGCGCCGTGCCATTCAAACCATCTTCCGCGCAGCTTTGTAATGCCCTCCGTCGTTTTGAGTATCCAGCGCAGCGGGGTGTTGCCGAGAAGAACTATAAGAGCAGGCTTCATAATCAAAATCTGCGTCTGCAGATGCCTGTCGCAGCACAGCATCTCTTCGGGCGTCGGAACCCTGTTTTCAGGCGGACGGCATTTTACAATGTTCGTGATAAACACGTCTTTTCTTTCTATGCCCGCTGCGGACAAAATCTGCGTAAGCAGCTGTCCCGCGCGTCCTACAAACGGAAGCCCCTGACTGTCTTCGTCAGCTCCGGGACCTTCGCCTATAAACAACAGGCTGCTCTTTCTGTCCCCGTCGCCGAAAACGACTTTGTTTCTTGTTTCGGAGAGAGGACAGGCCCTGCAGGCAAGCGTGCATTTCTTCGTCTCTTCCCAGAGAATTTCTGCCGCCTGCTCTCTTTCTTCATCCGTAAGTCCAAAAAGTTTTTCGCTCACAGCAAGACCTCCGCTACGGTTACGTTTATTTTTTTTATATCAATGCCGGTAAAATATCCCACACCGGACATTACACATTTCTTTACGGACTCAGCAACCTCAAGCAGCGTTTTGCTGCCGGCAAGCGCCGTTATTTCCATGTCTATTTCAACTCCGTCGTCATACGAGCTGATCGAAAGTTCCTTCACAGCCGCTGTCTGCTCCGTTTTCAGGGCGAGAAATTCCGCGAGCTGTTTTATTGCCCCAGGTTCAACGTGCATTTCCCCGCAAAAACTGAACGGCGGGTGTACTATTGTTTTTTCCGCTTCTTTTTCTTCCGTGCCGCCCCAGAAAACGCGCAGCTGCCCGACAAGTTTTCCGGAGAAATTTTTCCTCACAAGCGCCTGAGACACGGGAATTACGTGCTGTTTTTTCCCGTAGCGCTCTCTTCGCGCGGTTTCCATCTCTTCCTTTGTGGAAACGTCTTCTATGTGTATCGTGCGCGACGGCGCTTTCATACCGAGTTTTTTGAGAATTTTGCCTGCCATGGAATCAGAAGTAGCTATTACAAGAACCTTGCACGGCGAAGCTTCCCTGAAAAATTCGACGACCTCGTTTTTGTGGTTCTCAAAATCAAAAATTGCCCTGCGTATCGCGCTTACGCGGTTTAGCTCCGATTTTGCGCTTTTTCCGCAGACGATGCTGCCTTTGTGTATTACAAGCCCGTCGTCTATGATGTAATCAGCGCCGAGCAGCGACGCGACGTACTGCGCGCGCCTGCTTTTTCCCGTTCCTGCCGCCCCGCTGAAAACAAAGGTTTCTATACTGTCAAAAATTATTTCGTTTTCAGACATTCACTATTCTTCAATCAGTTTAATTTTCGCGCCGAGCGAGTTCAGTTTTCCGACGATGTCTTCGTAGCCGCGCCATACGTGGTCAAGATTGCCAACCTTTGTCTTTCCCTTTGCGGCAATACCGAGAAGAATCATAGCTGCCCCCGCGCGAAGGTCGGTTGCAAACATTTCTGTACCTTTAAGAGCGGAAACTCCCTCAATAACGGCAGTATTTTCCTGAACGGCTATTTTCGTACCGGCTTTGTTGAATTCAGGCACGTGCCTGAGCCTTGATTCAAAAATGATTTCCTGTATTACGCTGGTTCCCTCAGCTATTGACAACAAAGCCATAAACTGCGGCTGCGCGTCTGTCGGGAAGCCCGGATGGGGCATCGTTTTTATCGAAACGGCAGAAAGTTTTCCGGCGTATTCAGCAGTAATGCCGTACGGTTCAAGCGTAAGCTTTGCGCCCGCTTCTTCAAGCTTCTGCAGAGCTGCCGCAAGCAGCTGCGGTTCAATGCCTTCAACCTTTACCTTTCCGCCGCTGATAACGCCGCCGACAAGGTAAGTAGCCGCTTCTATGCGGTCAGGAACAACGGAAGCGCTTGAAGATTTCAGGAAACTCTGCCCCATTATGCGTACCGCAGACGTTCCGTCGCCGAAGACAGGAACTCCCATGCCGCG
This genomic interval carries:
- a CDS encoding uracil-DNA glycosylase; this encodes MSEKLFGLTDEEREQAAEILWEETKKCTLACRACPLSETRNKVVFGDGDRKSSLLFIGEGPGADEDSQGLPFVGRAGQLLTQILSAAGIERKDVFITNIVKCRPPENRVPTPEEMLCCDRHLQTQILIMKPALIVLLGNTPLRWILKTTEGITKLRGRWFEWHGAAVMPMFHPSYLLRNNTSKEGGPKHLTWLDIQEVKRQWERYKQTGRLDETIFG
- the mltG gene encoding endolytic transglycosylase MltG, producing MKRLEVLIYAAALFFLFALCRYIPQTYPQLYRAELKPVSVNVRKGCSTQSLVHTLKQKDVILFEKPMRVWLALSGSDKTIRPGMCRIVPGSVFTVSKQLKNARPEFCAVSIIPGKTLAEIAESNGLSLERLKSELADADNFPEELRPLLPKDVSARSVFLLPESYFLVPNEKIEQQLTAFASKLWFEKVGKTIPAEKFNAKCLFETGIMASIVEGEARVKEDRKPLAEIFLKRLKVPMRLQSCATVIYCWKEFKGVKKSRLTYADLNIDCPYNTYRKDGLPPGPINVPSADCWLAVCGAGDTEYLYFVADGNGRHLFSKSYDEHLKKQRGIKR
- a CDS encoding phosphatidate cytidylyltransferase; the protein is MENKKSDLPLRVFGSIFVVTAVLGGIWLGNPLWAVICSAAALVSLWEFYKLTAKDHKYSPILMFLLAGAVLYAVVFKRESGLLLVFASIFVILVLFDEVWDRQRTGNSMALRSTGNFIGGGAYVVLPWCYLALLRDTENGKALVAVLFFCTWACDVFAYFTGRRFGKHKLCDKVSPKKTWEGSFGGAAACMLCAFVGALLFKLPLLHMTALGLFCGVLGQAGDLAESVLKREAGVKDSGNLIPGHGGMLDRFDSMLVNAVIAYIIFGLFAR
- the murA gene encoding UDP-N-acetylglucosamine 1-carboxyvinyltransferase, producing MLIEGGTPLNGTVRVQGAKNAALPVMASAILLKGQTLELDNVPDLQDVRTMAELLQRLGAEVHFADGRMKISVPEELEWNTPADLVRKMRASSLVLGPLTARCGKTVLPLPGGCAIGSRPIDFHIKALRSMGARISLRNGAVYAETDGRLKGARVAFDFPSVGATENIMMAAALADGSTTIENAACEPEIVNLANVLRGMGVPVFGDGTSAVRIMGQSFLKSSSASVVPDRIEAATYLVGGVISGGKVKVEGIEPQLLAAALQKLEEAGAKLTLEPYGITAEYAGKLSAVSIKTMPHPGFPTDAQPQFMALLSIAEGTSVIQEIIFESRLRHVPEFNKAGTKIAVQENTAVIEGVSALKGTEMFATDLRAGAAMILLGIAAKGKTKVGNLDHVWRGYEDIVGKLNSLGAKIKLIEE
- the uppS gene encoding di-trans,poly-cis-decaprenylcistransferase; protein product: MENTIRHIGLIMDGNRRWAKKRGLPVVMGGHAGVKALENTLRAAKDFGVQYVSVYAFSTENWNRSAEEVSQLMGLFKLYAKLKLRELIKEGVRVRFAGASDRVPAEVAEVLRDIEEKTKDNDVIQLIVCFNYGGRREITDALNRLLKEGVTEITEADLCKRMYLPDVPDPDLLVRTSGELRMSNFWLWEGAYSEYYFTDTLWPDFGKEELKKAIDSYFERSRRYGK
- a CDS encoding phosphoglycerate dehydrogenase → MTEKKFKILVTEKVGQSGLDLLKEAPDVDLEINMTLTHGQLLEKLADIDGILTRSGTSMGTKEIEAAPKLKVIGRAGVGVDNINIPEATRRGIIVVNAPTGNTLAATELTMANMLGMIRKVPQAHNSIHKGEWKRSLFTGMQLNGKKLLIIGLGRIGSQIAKRCRAFGMDVYAYDPYISNIKAESLKVTLLKDLSEAVSLADVVTIHTPLNAETKNMFSREMLAKLKQGAYLINCARGGIVDEKAVTDAVREGHIAGFATDVYAKEPLTPDHPFLAENIADKVVVTPHIGANTFEAQLEVSKIAAENMLAVLRGKPYLYAVNLPFMIQNLSDDQKKYLELSEKIGKLAAKLAEAYKSGVRGLDITYRGSVFGDDTPLGPNQYRPYTIAMLKGLLEVSQGEETSYMLAPISAKDRGIDISEQFGEHKTYNNLVEVMLETEKTTLRIAGTITEEGRQRIVRVNDDWIDFVPEEQLILFRNNDKPGVIGKVGSILGENGINIASFALGRKASHDGYAFAAVQVDGEIDEMLMTKLRTVENMIWVVAVDLREQI
- a CDS encoding DUF4911 domain-containing protein translates to MTIPVAKVHLTMDSRDIYYASWNLDACDGLGFMQTDDAAHGKAAIITPANLLDEVRSFVGGLQAEGMNITIDSVEEL